A genome region from Chryseobacterium sp. G0186 includes the following:
- a CDS encoding TrmH family RNA methyltransferase codes for MLTAHTIKVLQSLDKKKFRQKYNLFLVEGNKIICELFNSNFKVKEILSTDPQKLDRTDIPVTHISENELKKISFLKTPKDSVAICYLAEEQTWKDKNIQLVLDGIQDPGNLGTIIRLADWFGIEQIICSEDTVDFYNPKVIQATMGSFTRVNMVYTDIVEYLAKTENVNVGTDMDGENIYTFERPEKINLILGNEGNGMRPETEKLLQKCISIPRFGKSQSTESLNVSMAAGIILGQLFSK; via the coding sequence ATGCTTACAGCTCATACAATAAAAGTTTTACAATCTTTAGATAAAAAGAAGTTCAGACAAAAATACAATTTGTTTTTGGTTGAAGGTAATAAAATCATTTGTGAACTTTTCAATTCTAACTTTAAAGTTAAAGAAATATTATCAACCGATCCGCAAAAATTGGACCGTACTGATATCCCTGTGACTCATATCTCTGAAAATGAGTTAAAAAAAATCAGTTTTCTTAAAACCCCAAAAGATTCTGTCGCCATATGTTATTTGGCTGAAGAACAAACGTGGAAGGATAAGAATATACAATTGGTTTTGGATGGTATTCAGGATCCTGGAAATTTGGGAACTATTATTCGATTGGCAGATTGGTTTGGAATAGAACAGATTATCTGCAGTGAAGATACGGTAGATTTTTACAACCCAAAGGTGATTCAGGCTACCATGGGATCATTCACAAGGGTCAATATGGTCTACACCGATATTGTTGAATATCTTGCTAAAACTGAAAATGTAAACGTGGGTACGGATATGGATGGAGAAAACATCTATACTTTTGAAAGACCTGAAAAGATCAATCTGATTTTAGGAAACGAAGGAAACGGAATGAGGCCTGAAACGGAAAAACTCCTACAAAAATGCATCAGTATTCCAAGGTTTGGAAAATCCCAATCTACAGAAAGCCTGAATGTATCAATGGCAGCCGGGATTATTTTAGGACAGTTATTTTCAAAATAG
- a CDS encoding phosphoribosyl-ATP pyrophosphatase, which produces MSRKYESIEELRRKKKLLQGEINDLENLLTFKNTKESLSAFTNGLSDQYLQEKVDEDGDEKVVLRKDVIAKQLTSEVKDLLISKNTAVGIANSAFTGNIADSLVKLGVTAIVGNYAKKNMKSTNWKNKLVGAALIYLAPIALKFVRKKLEEYQKNKSVSSMEQLI; this is translated from the coding sequence ATGAGTAGAAAATATGAAAGCATAGAAGAATTAAGAAGAAAGAAAAAACTACTTCAAGGCGAAATAAATGATTTGGAGAATCTTCTTACGTTCAAGAATACAAAGGAAAGTCTGAGTGCATTCACCAATGGGCTGAGTGATCAATATCTTCAGGAAAAAGTAGATGAAGATGGTGATGAAAAGGTAGTTCTAAGAAAGGATGTCATTGCCAAGCAGCTTACTTCAGAAGTAAAAGATCTTCTCATTAGTAAAAATACTGCTGTAGGGATTGCCAACTCTGCTTTCACAGGGAATATTGCAGACAGCCTTGTTAAATTGGGAGTTACAGCAATTGTTGGTAACTATGCCAAAAAGAACATGAAAAGTACCAACTGGAAGAATAAACTGGTTGGGGCAGCTTTGATATACCTCGCTCCTATTGCGCTGAAGTTCGTCAGAAAAAAACTGGAAGAATATCAGAAAAACAAGAGTGTTTCCAGTATGGAACAACTCATATAG
- a CDS encoding phage holin family protein, with protein MIETIKEYASKRIDLLKIEATEKSSLSAGLITYFVVLLVAFAFFIILFNFGIAFLIGKALDNYSYGFLIVAAFYAVVMAFVIAFKNKIVNTVADQVIKFLNHSSHE; from the coding sequence ATGATAGAAACTATTAAAGAATACGCCTCGAAGAGAATAGATCTTCTGAAAATTGAAGCTACTGAAAAGTCTTCTCTTTCTGCCGGGCTCATTACTTACTTTGTAGTACTGCTTGTTGCTTTTGCTTTTTTTATTATCCTTTTTAACTTTGGAATAGCATTTCTTATCGGAAAAGCATTGGATAATTACTCCTACGGGTTCTTAATAGTGGCAGCGTTTTATGCTGTTGTAATGGCCTTTGTCATTGCATTCAAGAATAAGATTGTCAATACTGTTGCAGACCAGGTTATTAAATTTTTAAATCATTCAAGCCATGAGTAG
- a CDS encoding YtxH domain-containing protein — MSKNGKNTAGILAGLLAGAAAGVILGMLYAPEEGKETRKKIKNKANDLKDQAKDKYGEVSERVKDQYGNISSTFKETANNVAHTMKDGYDKYKDQIVSKTADVVKDVEAELNDLKK; from the coding sequence ATGTCTAAAAACGGAAAAAATACAGCAGGTATATTGGCGGGACTTCTTGCAGGTGCTGCAGCAGGTGTAATCTTAGGAATGCTTTACGCACCAGAGGAAGGTAAGGAAACTAGAAAAAAAATCAAAAATAAGGCTAATGATTTAAAAGATCAGGCTAAAGATAAGTACGGCGAGGTTTCTGAAAGAGTAAAAGACCAATATGGCAATATTTCTTCTACCTTCAAGGAAACAGCAAATAACGTAGCCCACACGATGAAAGACGGGTACGATAAATACAAAGATCAGATTGTTTCTAAAACTGCAGATGTAGTAAAAGACGTAGAAGCAGAATTGAACGATCTTAAGAAATAA
- the cmk gene encoding (d)CMP kinase, giving the protein MKKPVIAIDGYSSTGKSSISKIIADKLELIHMDTGALYRGVTWFALQHCLNEENKIDLNTLFSSLKQIHLEFKNNEGTLILYLNNNDISKEIRTNEVSDNVSLVAKQKEIRDFLLQSQRSLAEKGGVIMDGRDIGTVVLPNADYKFFLTASIDERTNRRFLELQGLGIEADKEQVKQNLIERDKIDSEREIAPLKQADDAIVIDNSNLTKKETIELILSYIKKI; this is encoded by the coding sequence ATGAAAAAACCTGTAATAGCTATCGATGGGTACTCGTCTACCGGAAAAAGTTCTATCTCCAAGATCATTGCTGATAAGCTGGAACTTATTCATATGGATACAGGAGCACTTTACAGAGGAGTTACCTGGTTTGCTCTACAGCACTGCTTAAATGAAGAAAATAAAATTGACCTCAATACATTATTCTCTTCCCTGAAACAAATTCATCTTGAGTTTAAGAATAATGAAGGAACATTGATCCTTTACCTTAATAATAATGACATCTCTAAAGAAATCCGCACCAATGAAGTTTCAGATAATGTAAGCCTTGTAGCCAAACAAAAAGAAATAAGAGACTTCCTGTTACAGTCTCAGCGTTCCTTGGCAGAAAAAGGGGGTGTAATTATGGATGGACGTGACATTGGGACAGTAGTTCTGCCAAATGCGGACTATAAATTCTTTCTTACTGCCAGTATTGATGAAAGAACAAACAGAAGATTTCTTGAATTACAAGGACTGGGAATAGAGGCTGATAAAGAGCAGGTAAAACAAAACCTTATTGAAAGAGACAAAATCGACAGTGAGCGTGAAATAGCTCCTTTAAAGCAGGCTGACGACGCTATTGTTATAGATAATTCTAACCTGACCAAGAAAGAAACCATTGAGCTCATCCTTTCTTATATCAAAAAGATTTAA
- the porQ gene encoding type IX secretion system protein PorQ, whose protein sequence is MKKIIILSLFLSGIVSYAQTGTNVYPFLNVPVSARQAALGGDAISIRDYDVSFAIANPALLNKDSDKQLSVNATAYLADSKYGTIAYAKDFENGHMATINARYMSYGSIPRTDESGFQDGEYKASDVAIGAGYAYQFEEDWTIGGGLNFVTSKIDNYTSSAISGTAGVTYHNKKNKEVLSLVLRNFGFQLKSFNGVRENLPFRVDLGYTKILKNFPLAITITAHDLQKFDISSEYNVEGQKVNAGRKIADHFSLGAELFPEKSFNIRLGYNVKRGNELAVADQRNFSGLSAGFGIKVSRFRIDYAHVRYHNSSNVNQIGVSMDLSSHRGE, encoded by the coding sequence TTGAAGAAAATTATCATTCTTTCATTATTTCTATCAGGAATTGTTTCTTATGCGCAAACAGGAACAAATGTATATCCGTTCTTAAATGTACCTGTATCTGCAAGACAGGCTGCTTTGGGTGGAGATGCAATTTCGATAAGAGATTATGATGTTTCCTTTGCTATTGCAAACCCCGCACTGCTAAATAAAGATTCTGATAAACAGCTTTCTGTAAATGCGACTGCTTATCTGGCTGATTCCAAATACGGAACCATTGCCTATGCCAAGGACTTTGAGAATGGCCACATGGCTACCATCAATGCAAGGTATATGAGCTATGGAAGCATTCCGAGAACGGATGAAAGTGGTTTCCAGGATGGTGAATATAAAGCCTCAGATGTTGCCATTGGTGCAGGATACGCCTACCAGTTTGAAGAAGACTGGACCATTGGTGGAGGATTAAACTTCGTTACCTCAAAAATTGATAATTATACATCTTCTGCCATTTCAGGAACAGCAGGAGTTACCTACCACAATAAAAAGAATAAAGAAGTTCTTTCCCTGGTATTAAGGAACTTTGGTTTCCAGCTTAAATCATTCAACGGAGTACGTGAAAACCTTCCTTTTAGAGTTGATTTGGGATATACCAAAATCCTTAAGAATTTCCCTCTTGCCATTACCATTACAGCACATGATCTTCAGAAATTTGATATTTCCTCGGAGTATAATGTAGAAGGCCAGAAAGTGAATGCCGGCAGAAAAATTGCCGACCACTTCTCATTAGGAGCAGAATTATTCCCGGAAAAAAGCTTTAATATCAGATTAGGATATAATGTAAAAAGAGGAAATGAACTTGCTGTGGCAGATCAAAGAAACTTCTCAGGACTTTCTGCAGGATTTGGAATTAAAGTTTCAAGATTCCGTATAGATTATGCACACGTAAGATATCACAACTCATCGAACGTCAATCAGATAGGAGTTTCCATGGATCTTTCCAGCCACAGAGGAGAATAG
- the pyrH gene encoding UMP kinase — protein MKYKRILLKLSGEALMGNRQYGIDNERLQEYAAEIKKVVEKGCEVAIVIGGGNIFRGVAGAAKGMDRVQGDYMGMLATVINGMALQGALEDAGIKTRLQSAIEMDKVAEPFIKRRAVRHLEKGRVVIFGAGTGNPYFTTDTAATLRAIEIGADVILKGTRVDGIYDSDPEKNADAVKYNSLSFDEVFEKNLKVMDMTAFTLSHENKLPIIVFDMNKDGNLERIVDGENVGTLVDL, from the coding sequence ATGAAATATAAAAGAATCCTTCTAAAACTGAGTGGTGAGGCCTTAATGGGGAACAGACAATACGGTATTGACAACGAGAGACTGCAGGAATATGCTGCAGAGATCAAAAAAGTGGTTGAAAAAGGCTGTGAAGTAGCAATCGTCATTGGAGGAGGAAATATTTTCCGTGGTGTTGCAGGAGCTGCAAAAGGAATGGACAGAGTGCAGGGAGACTACATGGGAATGTTGGCCACTGTAATCAATGGAATGGCACTACAAGGTGCATTGGAGGATGCCGGAATTAAAACCAGACTTCAGTCAGCAATCGAAATGGATAAGGTGGCTGAGCCTTTCATCAAAAGAAGAGCAGTAAGACACCTTGAAAAAGGAAGAGTGGTGATCTTTGGTGCAGGAACAGGAAATCCTTATTTTACAACTGATACTGCTGCAACGTTGAGAGCTATTGAAATTGGTGCTGATGTTATTCTGAAGGGAACAAGAGTAGACGGAATCTATGATAGCGATCCTGAAAAGAATGCTGATGCTGTAAAATACAATTCATTATCTTTCGATGAAGTTTTTGAAAAAAATCTTAAGGTAATGGATATGACAGCATTTACTTTAAGTCATGAAAATAAATTGCCTATTATTGTATTCGATATGAATAAGGATGGTAATTTGGAAAGAATTGTAGATGGGGAAAATGTTGGTACTTTAGTTGATTTGTAA